The following proteins come from a genomic window of Rutidosis leptorrhynchoides isolate AG116_Rl617_1_P2 chromosome 10, CSIRO_AGI_Rlap_v1, whole genome shotgun sequence:
- the LOC139871387 gene encoding uncharacterized protein yields MKRGSWILITSPDFWFDFLALQSLYLSGTLYWFVSGCVTELSTEMTNYIVTFNLSTHVFGKILLPKHSSMAKRITIYNGSLAFVSNNRCKNLTFIWVMREYNNVASWSLIHRLKPEHVYQCLQPIANGDILFYSVTWYQVYHHKTGMFSKVFKLGRCYRLRMETYMESLELLDTGSPCGRSIFVSDEKEEA; encoded by the coding sequence ATGAAAAGGGGCTCTTGGATTTTGATTACTTCCCCTGATTTTTGGTTTGACTTTCTTGCGTTACAATCATTATATCTCAGTGGCACATTATATTGGTTCGTATCTGGTTGTGTAACAGAATTATCAACCGAAATGACTAATTATATAGTGACGTTTAATTTGAGTACTCATGTTTTTGGTAAGATTTTATTGCCAAAGCATAGTTCGATGGCCAAACGAATAACAATCTACAATGGTTCTCTTGCTTTTGTTTCTAATAATAGATGTAAGAATCTTACTTTTATTTGGGTGATGAGGGAGTATAATAATGTTGCATCTTGGTCGTTGATACATAGATTGAAACCGGAACATGTTTATCAATGTCTTCAACCTATTGCCAACGGTGATATACTGTTCTACTCGGTAACTTGGTATCAAGTTTATCATCACAAGACAGGCATGTTTTCAAAAGTCTTCAAGCTTGGAAGGTGTTATCGGCTTCGTATGGAAACTTACATGGAAAGCCTTGAATTGTTAGACACAGGGAGTCCTTGTGGGAGAAGCATCTTTGTTTCGGATGAAAAAGAAGAAGCATAA
- the LOC139873652 gene encoding AUGMIN subunit 8-like, protein MMQMWPSLNRVGVYESNQKLEKIDGTNFRSRSHTNEVSSRYKSPTPRRSPSPNTPKTFTKTPVSTRAVSTERRRHVTPQSPSRCSTPVHETSVDVELVARKAQGLWPSRLRSINVAFQSDSLSLSTSKKEKPPPQALSDRTLKSSSNLTQKRNVTPPRKSTPERKRTPLKGKNTVDQSENSKPLVDQHRLPNRTNSKILNKNIDICEKPTKSLITPSRKVGASIFTKTPLEKSASCPVKLSSEYDNLQRMSNLVSSSLAVRSQSLPASGPRPASPCKPVGLGSKRPVSAAPSRGISPSRRPSSPLRQPCTSDRVSVLTFVADIKKGRKVIDQIEDAHYLRLLHNRQMQWSFVNARAKYALNSQKLTAENSLSSVWRRTYELRVSVAAKRIEVDQLKLKLNLYSVLNQQMAYLKEWASIESGHNLNLAGAIEHLQSNTLRLPVTEGAIVDTETVKSSLSSAIQVMQAFGTSIQSTISRLERPNYLASELAIVVAQERALLDECEVLMVSAASLKVKEYSLRTHLIQLKHQSKTS, encoded by the exons ATGATGCAAATGTGGCCAAGTTTAAACAGAGTGGGTGTATATGAATCAAATCAAAAACTTGAAAAGATCGATGGAACAAATTTTCGGTCTCGGTCCCACACAAATGAAGTTAGTTCTCGGTACAAATCCCCTACACCGAGACGTTCTCCTTCTCCAAATACACCAAAAACATTCACAAAAACGCCTGTTTCAACAAGAGCGGTATCAACAGAAAGAAGACGACATGTGACACCGCAATCACCGTCACGTTGCTCAACTCCGGTCCATGAAACATCTGTCGATGTAGAATTAGTGGCAAGAAAGGCGCAGGGTTTATGGCCTTCACGATTGCGTAGTATAAACGTTGCTTTCCAATCCGATTCGTTATCTTTATCCACTAGTAAGAAAGAAAAACCGCCACCTCAGGCGCTGTCCGATCGAACCTTGAAATCGTCATCAAATTTGACACAAAAACGAAATGTAACACCTCCTAGAAAGTCAACTCCCGAGAGAAAACGGACCCCGCTCAAAGGGAAAAACACCGTTGACCAGTCAGAGAATTCTAAACCTCTGGTCGATCAACATCGCCTACCTAACAGAACAAATTCGAAAATTTTGAACAAAAATATCGACATTTGCGAGAAGCCAACGAAGTCATTAATCACACCTAGTAGAAAAGTTGGAGCATCTATATTTACGAAAACGCCCTTAGAAAAATCTGCGAGTTGTCCTGTGAAGTTATCATCGGAATATGATAATTTACAAAGAATGTCTAATCTTGTTTCGTCGAGTTTAGCAGTACGATCTCAGTCTTTGCCTGCTAGTGGGCCCCGACCAGCTTCACCTTGTAAGCCAGTTGGTTTGGGCTCAAAAAGGCCCGTTAGTGCAGCTCCTTCTAGAGGGATCAGTCCCTCTCGTAGGCCATCTAGTCCATTGAGGCAACCGTGCACCTCAGACAGAGTTTCGGTTCTCACGTTTGTTGCTGATATTAAAAAGGGTAGAAAGGTAATTGATCAGATTGAAGATGCACATTATCTAAGGTTACTTCACAACCGGCAAATGCAATGGTCGTTTGTTAACGCTAGGGCAAAATACGCGTTGAACTCTCAGAAACTAACTGCTGAG AATTCATTATCTAGTGTGTGGAGACGTACCTACGAACTTAGGGTTTCAGTAGCTGCAAAAAGGATTGAAGTTGATCAGTTGAAATTGAAGCTGAACCTTTACTCTGTTTTAAACCAACAA ATGGCCTACCTAAAAGAATGGGCTTCAATAGAAAGTGGGCACAACCTAAATTTAGCTGGTGCCATTGAACATCTACAATCAAATACTCTCCGACTACCTGTAACTGAAGGAGCAATT GTCGATACCGAAACTGTGAAGTCATCTCTTAGCTCAGCAATCCAAGTAATGCAAGCTTTTGGAACCTCCATACAGTCTACTATATCAAGG CTGGAGCGACCAAATTACCTTGCATCTGAACTTGCAATTGTAGTGGCACAAGAAAGAGCTCTTCTTGATGAATGTGAAGTTCTTATGGTGTCTGCAGCTTCTTTAAAG GTAAAGGAATACAGCCTTAGGACACATCTAATACAACTGAAACACCAGTCAAAAACTTCATAA